A genomic region of Metopolophium dirhodum isolate CAU chromosome 1, ASM1992520v1, whole genome shotgun sequence contains the following coding sequences:
- the LOC132933560 gene encoding uncharacterized protein LOC132933560, with protein sequence MHKTYIVCDNTSNNTKVYRPGVIYYGIPKNEYMKRKWLKVLEIDRCHDFKSTRWLSKLTGNNEDMSNKNMQIAEKTIRVLKQRRTMAAIKRNHQLRLALKSSGISNIMKP encoded by the exons atgcataagaCGTATATAGTGTGCGATAATACATCTAATAATACCAAGGTCTATCGTCCAGGAGTTATTTATTATGG aatTCCCAAGAATGAATACATGAAAAGAAAATGGCTTAAAGTTTTGGAAATTGATCGTTGTCatgattttaaatcaacaaGATGGTTATCTAAACTTACTGGAAACAATGAGGATatgagtaataaaaatatgcag attgctGAAAAGACAATACGTGTATTAAAACAAAGAAGAACAATGGCAGCAATTAAAAGAAATCATCAACTTAGACTAGCGTTAAAATCATCaggaatttcaaatattatgaagccataa